A stretch of Desulfobacter hydrogenophilus DNA encodes these proteins:
- the tolQ gene encoding protein TolQ codes for MTTESVGLLYMLTNAGPVVKFIMLLLLFFSIISWSIIFIKFRYVRTAFRDSAYFTEVFWQCRTLADAFSKAKALRSSPLARIFIAAYMEASRTENKENLAAKKNAGSTLQTMGSVNRTLNRAINVENRRLVQLVSFLATAGNTAPFIGLFGTVWGIMSTFQGIGLSGSASLAVVAPGISEALVATAAGLAVAIPSVIAYNYFNDRIRVLNSELQSFSSDLLNIIERDVFKKLEA; via the coding sequence ATGACCACTGAATCAGTCGGCCTGTTATATATGCTTACCAATGCCGGGCCAGTTGTAAAGTTTATCATGTTGCTGCTGCTGTTTTTTTCTATTATCTCCTGGTCTATCATATTCATAAAATTTCGGTATGTTAGAACGGCATTCAGAGATTCGGCTTATTTTACCGAAGTGTTTTGGCAATGCCGGACCCTGGCCGATGCCTTTTCCAAGGCCAAGGCGCTTCGCTCCAGTCCCCTGGCCCGAATTTTTATTGCCGCTTACATGGAGGCTTCAAGGACTGAGAATAAGGAAAATCTTGCCGCAAAGAAAAATGCCGGATCGACCCTTCAGACCATGGGAAGTGTCAACCGCACGCTTAATCGGGCCATTAATGTGGAAAACCGGCGGTTGGTTCAGTTGGTGTCCTTTCTGGCAACAGCCGGTAATACTGCCCCTTTTATCGGCCTATTCGGTACGGTGTGGGGTATCATGAGCACCTTCCAGGGGATCGGGCTTTCAGGGTCTGCCAGTCTTGCCGTTGTGGCACCCGGTATTTCCGAGGCCTTAGTGGCTACGGCGGCCGGCCTTGCCGTGGCCATTCCATCGGTTATTGCATATAATTACTTCAATGACCGTATACGGGTGCTGAATTCAGAACTTCAAAGTTTTTCTTCAGATCTTTTGAATATTATTGAACGGGATGTTTTTAAAAAGCTGGAGGCATAA
- the pal gene encoding peptidoglycan-associated lipoprotein Pal — MKKQLLMNVMMAVMVVGLLTMVACSKPQVADPGNVYQGQSEETDAERAARLEAERAARLEADRIKAQQLDDQRQAQIAEAESRFLNQNILFDYDSAELSDQAKDLLREKAAWLQANPSETVMIEGHCDERGTTVYNLALGERRANAAQNYLVDLGVSAHRLGTVSYGEEKPLDPASTEAAYRINRRAQFIFR; from the coding sequence ATGAAAAAACAATTGTTGATGAATGTTATGATGGCAGTAATGGTTGTAGGACTTTTAACCATGGTCGCCTGTTCAAAACCACAGGTGGCTGATCCTGGTAATGTATACCAGGGGCAAAGTGAGGAGACAGATGCTGAAAGAGCGGCCCGTCTTGAGGCTGAACGAGCTGCTCGGCTTGAGGCTGACAGAATCAAAGCCCAGCAACTGGACGATCAGCGGCAAGCCCAGATTGCCGAAGCTGAATCCCGTTTCCTGAATCAGAACATTTTATTTGACTATGACAGTGCTGAACTTAGCGATCAGGCTAAGGACCTGCTGCGGGAAAAAGCGGCTTGGCTGCAGGCCAATCCCTCTGAGACCGTTATGATTGAAGGTCATTGTGACGAGCGTGGTACCACGGTTTACAATCTGGCCTTGGGGGAAAGACGCGCCAACGCAGCCCAAAATTATCTTGTGGATTTAGGTGTTTCAGCCCATCGTCTGGGGACGGTCAGCTATGGAGAAGAAAAACCTCTGGATCCGGCATCCACAGAAGCGGCTTATCGCATAAACAGACGGGCACAATTTATATTCAGGTAG
- the tolB gene encoding Tol-Pal system beta propeller repeat protein TolB: MKQGKFLCVLNPMVWIWASIFLLAVQALAKDYDYISISNPFLNKTPVAVTSFKAFSGHEAEVAAGAQAEQILKAGLDFTGYLKIMDPTAFLSNPGESGIQLGQINFKDWTGIGAELLVTGGVEELDGQVKLQLRLMDTFNTKLLVGKIYSGPTTQIRAMVHRFCAEVAKALTGNFGVFGSKIAFVSTVNGNKEIYSCDFDGFNPRQITHHKSISLSPAWSHDGQWLAYVSYAKGKPDIFIKNLRENLGAIVNYKGINISPDWMPGKLNLAATLSFSGDQEIYLLTRKGEIIKRVTKSWGSNVSPKFSPDGRMIAFTSSRSGNPQIYIQGLDSEEAQRVTFTGRYNTSPAWSPDGKKIAYVGIEKNKINIFVISVYPHIGNPVQLTAEQGDNEDPCWSPDGTLIVFKSKRNGGRANLFVMTAAGTDQRRLLSMPGLQSEPDWSGDTGF; the protein is encoded by the coding sequence ATGAAACAAGGCAAATTTTTGTGTGTGCTGAACCCCATGGTCTGGATATGGGCAAGTATATTTCTCCTGGCTGTCCAGGCCCTGGCAAAGGATTATGATTATATCAGCATTTCAAATCCCTTTTTAAACAAAACGCCTGTTGCGGTGACCTCGTTCAAGGCTTTCAGTGGCCATGAAGCTGAGGTTGCTGCAGGCGCTCAGGCTGAACAGATTCTGAAAGCAGGGCTTGATTTCACAGGATATCTGAAAATTATGGACCCAACTGCCTTTTTATCCAATCCTGGGGAATCAGGCATCCAACTGGGGCAGATAAATTTCAAGGATTGGACAGGCATCGGGGCTGAACTTTTGGTTACAGGAGGCGTAGAAGAGCTTGACGGCCAGGTTAAATTGCAGCTTCGCCTTATGGATACCTTTAATACAAAGCTTTTAGTTGGGAAAATATACAGCGGGCCGACTACCCAGATCCGGGCGATGGTTCATCGGTTTTGTGCGGAAGTTGCCAAAGCGCTGACTGGAAATTTTGGGGTTTTTGGATCAAAAATTGCCTTTGTTTCCACCGTCAATGGTAATAAAGAAATCTATTCTTGCGACTTTGACGGATTTAACCCCCGACAGATCACCCATCATAAAAGTATTTCGTTGTCTCCTGCCTGGTCCCATGACGGTCAATGGCTGGCTTACGTCTCCTATGCCAAGGGAAAACCTGATATTTTTATAAAAAATCTTAGGGAGAACTTGGGAGCCATTGTTAATTATAAAGGGATTAATATTTCTCCGGACTGGATGCCTGGAAAGCTTAATCTGGCGGCAACGTTAAGTTTTTCAGGAGATCAGGAAATATATTTGTTGACCCGTAAAGGAGAAATTATTAAAAGAGTGACCAAGAGCTGGGGATCCAATGTGTCACCTAAATTTTCCCCGGACGGTAGAATGATCGCCTTTACCTCATCCCGGTCCGGCAATCCACAGATTTATATTCAAGGGCTGGATTCGGAAGAGGCGCAGCGCGTAACATTCACTGGAAGATATAATACCAGCCCGGCATGGTCCCCGGACGGAAAAAAGATTGCTTATGTGGGGATTGAAAAAAATAAAATTAATATTTTTGTGATATCTGTTTATCCGCATATCGGTAATCCGGTGCAGTTGACCGCAGAACAGGGCGATAATGAAGATCCTTGTTGGTCACCGGACGGCACCCTGATCGTCTTTAAATCCAAGAGGAACGGCGGAAGAGCAAATTTATTTGTCATGACCGCGGCCGGTACGGATCAGCGCCGACTTCTTTCCATGCCCGGCCTACAGAGTGAACCGGATTGGTCCGGTGACACTGGTTTTTGA
- a CDS encoding cell envelope integrity protein TolA: MNIRSQIQNRRSVASELQSTGPGRFFLVCLVSLICHALFFISLYFLHDFQFSAPKPKVITVDLVAFAPGPVNAPTSEKLSMPGEPTPDKADSVSPDAVSQRPSQPTEPKKAEIPIIKPEVSLKSKPHNLKNLIAAREKEPPPKKPPKENSVEKKSKQEEKTKKKLEQELAKTKKEQAQKSEEHRQAQLKNALERMKASVASKENGAQGTNPNGNKVAGATGGGGAGEASPLTLYQMIIKSAIEQNWIFNDAMAGLDQDLEVRIFIKILKSGDIRDISFETRSGNNYLDDSAKKAVQRANPLPELPKGMFSYELVLGFSPRGLK; encoded by the coding sequence ATGAATATTCGGTCTCAAATCCAAAATAGGCGAAGCGTTGCCAGCGAGCTCCAAAGCACCGGCCCTGGAAGGTTCTTTCTGGTTTGCCTGGTATCCCTGATTTGCCATGCGCTTTTTTTTATCAGCCTGTATTTTTTGCATGATTTTCAGTTTTCCGCACCCAAGCCCAAAGTTATTACTGTGGATTTGGTTGCGTTTGCTCCCGGACCTGTCAATGCTCCCACTTCGGAAAAATTATCGATGCCTGGTGAACCGACGCCTGACAAGGCAGACAGTGTGAGCCCTGATGCTGTTTCACAAAGGCCTTCCCAGCCCACTGAACCCAAGAAAGCAGAAATACCGATAATCAAACCTGAGGTCAGTTTGAAGTCAAAGCCCCATAACCTTAAAAATTTGATCGCAGCCCGAGAAAAGGAACCACCCCCAAAAAAGCCGCCAAAAGAAAATTCTGTTGAAAAGAAAAGTAAACAAGAAGAAAAAACCAAGAAAAAGTTAGAACAAGAGTTGGCAAAGACCAAAAAAGAGCAGGCTCAAAAGAGTGAAGAACACAGGCAGGCTCAGCTTAAAAACGCCCTGGAACGGATGAAGGCCTCGGTCGCCTCAAAAGAAAATGGTGCCCAGGGTACAAATCCCAACGGCAATAAGGTTGCTGGTGCTACAGGCGGCGGGGGTGCCGGAGAAGCCAGTCCCTTGACGCTGTATCAGATGATAATCAAGTCTGCCATTGAGCAGAATTGGATTTTCAATGATGCCATGGCCGGACTTGATCAGGATCTTGAAGTCAGAATTTTTATAAAAATATTAAAAAGCGGTGATATCCGGGATATTTCATTTGAGACCCGGTCCGGAAACAATTATCTTGATGACTCTGCTAAAAAGGCAGTACAAAGGGCAAATCCCCTGCCGGAATTGCCCAAAGGGATGTTCTCCTATGAATTGGTGCTCGGGTTTTCCCCCCGGGGCCTTAAATAG
- the tolR gene encoding protein TolR: MQLGSGNDPLMSEINVTPFVDVMLVLLIIFMVTAPMMVQGVDVELPTATSESLPTDEQNLIISIDADMKVYINEQEISAAFLAEKLEAVMENLDKKNVYLKADKKVPYGVVVNIMSQIKKAGVTSLGMITLPEDETPAG; the protein is encoded by the coding sequence ATGCAGCTTGGATCAGGAAATGACCCCTTGATGTCTGAAATCAATGTGACGCCGTTTGTGGATGTCATGCTGGTTTTATTGATAATTTTTATGGTCACGGCACCCATGATGGTTCAGGGTGTGGACGTTGAGCTCCCCACAGCAACTTCGGAATCATTGCCCACGGATGAGCAGAATCTGATCATCTCCATTGATGCTGATATGAAAGTGTATATTAATGAGCAGGAGATCAGCGCCGCGTTTCTGGCAGAAAAGCTTGAAGCTGTCATGGAGAATCTGGATAAGAAAAATGTTTACCTGAAGGCGGATAAAAAAGTGCCCTATGGTGTGGTGGTCAATATCATGTCCCAAATTAAAAAAGCCGGTGTTACCAGCCTTGGCATGATCACCCTGCCTGAGGATGAGACCCCGGCTGGTTAA